Proteins encoded in a region of the Coffea eugenioides isolate CCC68of chromosome 4, Ceug_1.0, whole genome shotgun sequence genome:
- the LOC113769348 gene encoding replication protein A 70 kDa DNA-binding subunit B-like: MEGLCNGTRLICRELRHNTICAEIAVGQYRGKRVFLPKIPLQTSDSEKNGILFKRTQFPVKLCFAMMINKSQRQTLDYVGIYLREPVFSHSQLYVALSHAKSSSAIKALIVSATCRDVVTECKTRNVVFHEVLELARQMVNLLSIANIKPKMRGWLAHVTVQEKMHITSSQKSPTRYQKFVFSDDQGSRVEGIMFNAAIEKMGSKLHTFKKYLISNADVREIEEQYQTNDLTIQWVISAKTVVEELSEQGSCVLTNEFTPISFKDLASYADSKSQTVGQMVPTVLSLWNTFVENEGKLLADHHSKHPVLICRRLKVVTYNGIALSTRNDSVIVVDPPVRDARSLKNWASRNEKELLALRRDKPYNNQSPKIFYGPRQKLTEIRDVLPTEKVSWVKCMFSFEHILQKYWYMAYVKCRRLTSADYGCTYTCNHCNEKQSAQPRCRFDIDLTDHSDTITASIFGEQAETLLGFTASQAMHYFNRLKPGSTKNDGSYQRYTIVYYFEENAETTSAENQLHRDSNASADKEELPSKTSRSLLSSLDESEEATPKRQRNK, encoded by the exons ATGGAAGGCCTTTGTAATGGTACCAGGCTTATATGTAGAGAGCTGCGCCACAACACTATTTGTGCAGAGATTGCAGTGGGTCAGTACCGCGGTAAAAGAGTCTTCTTGCCAAAGATTCCTCTCCAAACTTCTGACAGCGAAAAGAATGGCATCCTCTTTAAGAGAACTCAGTTTCCTGTCAAGTTATGTTTTGCAATGATGATTAACAAGTCTCAGAGGCAAACTCTGGATTATGTAGGGATTTATTTGCGCGAGCCTGTTTTCTCTCACAGCCAGTTATACGTTGCCCTTTCTCATGCAAAAAGTTCATCTGCAATTAAAGCACTGATAGTTTCAGCAACATGTCGAGATGTAGTTACTGAGTGCAAAACTAGAAATGTTGTCTTTCATGAAGTTCTTGAATTAGCTAGACA AATGGTGAATCTGCTTTCCATTGCTAATATCAAGCCAAAAATGAGGGGTTGGTTAGCGCACGTTACTGTTCAGGAAAAAATGCATATCACTTCTTCACAGAAATCCCCTACAAGATACCAGAAATTTGTTTTCTCTGATGACCAG GGATCAAGAGTTGAGGGAATTATGTTTAATGCTGCTATTGAAAAGATGGGGTCAAAGCTTCATACTTTTAAGAAGTATCTGATATCAAATGCCGATGTTAGAGAAATTGAGGAACAGTATCAGACTAATGACCTTACTATTCAATGGGTAATAAGTGCAAAAACTGTTGTTGAGGAGCTGAGTGAACAGGGAAGCTGTGTTTTGACTAACGAGTTTACTCCTATAAGCTTTAAAGACTTGGCCAGTTACGCTGATTCAAAGTCTCAAACTGTTGGTCA GATGGTCCCTACTGTTCTATCTCTATGGAATACATTTGTTGAAAATGAAGGAAAGCTGCTTGCAGATCACCACAGCAAGCATCCAGTTCTTATATGCCGCAGGCTTAAAGTTGTCACATACAATG GAATAGCACTCTCAACAAGAAATGACTCAGTCATTGTTGTTGATCCCCCTGTAAGAGATGCTAGAAGTCTAAAAAATTG GGCATCAAGGAATGAAAAGGAATTACTTGCCCTCCGCCGTGATAAGCCGTACAATAACCAGTCTCCTAAAATATTTTACGGTCCCCGGCAAAAACTAACTGAAATAAGAGATGTTTTGCCAACTGAAAAG GTTTCATGGGTCAAGTGCATGTTCTCTTTTGAGCACATACTGCAAAAATATTGGTATATGGCATATGTAAAGTGCCGGCGTCTAACTTCCGCTGACTATGGATGCACTTATACTTGCAACCATTGCAATGAAAAACAATCTGCTCAGCCAAG ATGTCGTTTTGATATTGACCTGACCGATCATTCTGACACTATTACGGCTTCAATTTTTGGTGAACAAGCCGAGACATTGCTAGGATTTACTGCTTCACAAGCAATGCATTACTTCAACAGG CTTAAACCAGGAAGCACCAAGAATGATGGATCATATCAGCGTTACACTATTGTGtattattttgaggaaaatgCTGAGACTACCTCTGCTGAAAATCAGCTGCATCGTGATTCAAATGCTAGCGCAG aCAAAGAAGAATTGCCATCTAAAACAAGCCGTTCTCTTCTAAGCAGTCTTGATGAATCTGAGGAAGCTACTCCAAAGAGGCAGCGCAACAAATGA
- the LOC113769347 gene encoding uncharacterized protein LOC113769347, with the protein MGILEQNPYTKVFKSLRELSNLDDHSIFLNSNLGLDQQLYNMPTASEVVAIWTEHDSETLEEGTNIQVYSHANTSHRIQHYFACYDSLQYPLLFPRGESGWHYGIPRNTTANKRKREETDDHSLVALPKIGNAIDLIQKENEDSISSDQTNGSKVGRHVYLPSSFIGGPRDMRQRYIDAMSLVQRFGKPDIFITMTCNRMWKEVQGNLKYGEEAQDRPNLVSRVFRAKLELLKAEPEYKPLNLEAYDMIVSAEIPDPSKQPHLYFLVMKHMMHGPCGSLKKDNVCMKDGVCKNHYPKSFSDYTTYTEDGYPHYKRRMDGHYVRVRNHLLDNRWVVPYSPYLLALFDCHLNVEICSTIKLVKYLYKYVYKGHDHMSFYIHSENTFEDVDEILDFQSGRWVAAVEAFWWIFRFTLNEITPSVYALQVHLPGEQMVSFHRRTNLVDLVADVDFSKTMLTEFFYMNQTNKDAQKLNLLYKQFPEFFVWSPDKKRWSKRQRRKVVGRLVTVSPAEGERYFLRLLLSCVCGPTSFDHLLTVNGVRMASYREGAFQMGLLQSDTYTKDTLDEVATFQMPSSLRNLFAEISKSLEQMGKSMDDFHLVPDYLGVTLDQRITKEIETESNIQFTEEDLLLSSKLNAGQKFAYSSIMKQVFSPKKQSFFIDGPGGIGKTFLYRSILSILRSQAYIAIAVASSGVAASILPGGRTAHSRFKIPLDISGNKSCQVSKQSSTAKLLIEAKLILWDEASMAKKETIEAFDMLLKDIMECDDPFGGKLVGFGGDFRQTLPVIKDATRDVLVQSSFVNSHLWTALQTITLSENMRAVMDHSFSEFLLRIGERHEPEDEDGKISLCKDMTIPYDGNEASLNRLIESIFGDLNVYSSDPYQMINRCILSGTNNAVDDVNQLIIDRFPRDLHTYISFDRTLNERD; encoded by the exons ATGGGTATTCTTGAGCAGAATCCTTATACCAAAGTTTTCAAGTCTTTAAGAGAGCTTTCTAATCTAGATGACCATAGCATATTTCTTAATTCCAATCTGGGCCTTGACCAACAGTTATATAATATGCCGACAGCTTCAGAAGTCGTTGCAATATGGACAGAGCATGATAGTGAAACCTTAGAGGAGGGCACCAACATACAGGTTTATAGTCATGCAAATACAAGCCATAGAATCCAACACTATTTTGCATGCTACGACTCTCTGCAGTACCCACTGTTGTTTCCCAGAGGTGAATCTGGTTGGCACTACGGTATTCCAAGAAACACTACtgctaataaaagaaaaagggaagaaactgaTGATCACAGCCTTGTTGCTTTACCTAAGATAGGAAATGCTATTGATCTTATTCAAAAGGAAAATGAAG ATAGCATCTCTTCTGATCAGACTAACGGCAGTAAAGTTGGGCGCCACGTTTATCTTCCATCTTCCTTTATTGGTGGCCCAAGGGACATGAGACAGAGGTATATAGATGCTATGTCTTTGGTCCAGAGATTTGGTAAGCCTGACATATTCATTACTATGACTTGCAATAGGATGTGGAAAGAAGTACAGGGCAACCTAAAGTATGGAGAAGAGGCTCAAGATAGACCTAATTTAGTTTCAAGAGTGTTTAGAGCAAAGCTGGAATTATTAAAAGCTgaa CCAGAATATAAGCCCCTCAATCTTGAAGCTTATGATATGATAGTTTCGGCCGAAATACCGGATCCTTCTAAGCAACCACATTTATACTTTCTGGTTATGAAGCACATGATGCATGGTCCATGTGGTTCATTAAAAAAGGATAATGTTTGTATGAAAGATGGGGTGTGCAAGAACCATTATCCAAAGAGTTTTAGTGACTACACAACTTATACAGAGGATGGTTATCCTCACTATAAAAGAAGGATGGATGGTCACTATGTAAGAGTGAGGAATCATTTGTTGGATAATAGGTGGGTTGTTCCGTACAGTCCGTATCTTCTGGCTTTGTTTGACTGCCATTTGAATGTAGAGATATGTTCCACTATTAAGTTAGTTAAGTATCTTTACAAATATGTTTATAAAGGGCATGATCATATGAGCTTTTATATCCATTCTGAAAATACCTTTGAAGATGTAGATGAAATTTTAGACTTCCAGTCTGGCCGTTGGGTGGCTGCTGTAGAGGCTTTTTGGTGGATATTTCGATTTACTTTAAACGAAATAACCCCGAGCGTCTATGCATTACAGGTTCATCTTCCTGGAGAGCAAATGGTTTCTTTTCACAGAAGAACCAATCTTGTTGATTTAGTTGCTGATGTTGACTTCTCAAAAACGATGCTGACTGAGTTCTTTTATATGAATCAGACAAATAAAGATGCTCAGAAACTCAATCTCCTTTACAAACAATTTCCTGAGTTTTTTGTATGGAGCCCAGACAAGAAACGGTGGTCTAAAAGACAGCGTCGAAAAGTTGTTGGAAGATTGGTGACCGTTAGCCCAGCAGAAGGAGAGAGGTATTTCTTGAGACTGCTTTTATCCTGTGTCTGTGGCCCTACTTCGTTCGACCACTTGTTGACTGTTAATGGAGTCCGTATGGCTTCTTATAGAGAAGGCGCTTTCCAAATGGGTCTGTTACAATCTGATACGTATACCAAAGACACCCTTGATGAGGTTGCTACTTTTCAGATGCCTTCTTCACTTAGAAACCTGTTTGCT GAGATCAGTAAATCTTTGGAGCAAATGGGTAAAAGCATGGATGACTTTCACTTGGTTCCTGACTACCTTGGTGTTACATTAGATCAACGGATTACCAAAGAAATTGAAACTGAAAGCAATATTCAGTTCACAGAGGAGGATCTGCTACTGTCTTCGAAGCTTAATGCCGGTCAGAAATTTGCCTATAGCTCTATCATGAAACAGGTTTTCTCACCAAAAAAACAAAGTTTTTTCATCGATGGGCCAGGTGGGATAGGAAAAACTTTCCTTTATCGGTCAATACTTTCTATTTTGCGTTCTCAAGCCTATATAGCCATTGCTGTAGCATCGTCTGGCGTTGCTGCCTCTATACTTCCTGGTGGGAGGACTGCACATTCACGCTTTAAGATCCCTCTTGATATATCAGGAAATAAGTCTTGCCAAGTTAGTAAGCAAAGCTCGACCGCTAAGTTGCTTATAGAGGCCAAACTTATATTGTGGGATGAAGCTTCAATGGCTAAGAAGGAAACAATCGAAGCATTTGATATGCTTCTCAAAGACATAATGGAATGCGATGATCCTTTTGGTGGCAAGCTGGTGGGTTTTGGAGGTGACTTCAGGCAGACTCTACCCGTGATTAAAGATGCAACAAGAGATGTTTTAGTTCAGTCAAGTTTTGTCAACTCGCATCTATGGACTGCTTTGCAGACGATTACTTTATCAGAAAATATGAGGGCTGTCATGGATCATTCTTTCTCTGAATTCTTACTACGGATAGGTGAGAGACACGAACCAGAAGACGaagatggcaaaatatctttaTGTAAGGATATGACAATCCCTTATGATGGAAATGAGGCTTCTCTTAACAg GTTAATCGAATCTATTTTTGGTGATCTAAATGTGTATTCTTCGGATCCATATCAGATGATTAATCGGTGTATTCTATCAGGAACAAATAATGCTGTTGATGATGTTAACCAGCTCATTATTGATAGATTTCCTAGAGATCTGCATACTTATATAAGTTTTGACAGAACTCTTAACGAAAGAGATTAA